The following is a genomic window from Lysinibacillus sp. G4S2.
CGATTTAATATTTGCATAAACAATAGTGTGCTGGCAAAAGCAAATATGAAGGCGAAGGAAATTTTTTGAAAATACGTGACGTTTGTGAAAAACATCATCGAAATTAGCACACCCAACTCAGTAGCATCTAGAGTACCTGCTGTCGTTGGTGACACGAACTTATTCCTACTTAAGCTTTGCATAATTAAACCAGCAATACTCATACCTGCACCTGCTAACAAAATTGCTACAAGTCTCGGTATACGACTAATCAAGAATAGTCTAGTTTCTTCTGATTCGAAGTCTAAAAGGTCACTAGGTTTAATATCTACTACACCGATAAATAGTGACACAATTGACAACACTACAGTTGCTATTAAAAGATATCTTATTTTCATTGTAATCCCCGGTAGATTCATTTTTGCTCGTAACTGATCCTCAAGTCCTCTAATGAAAATGATTATCATTACTTACGATTCTCATTATAAGCATCTTTCCATTCTCAGTCAACCTACAATTGAGAATTATTCTCGTTTTATATAAAATCACAATCCAATAAAGGTATATCCGGGATTTCTATCATTTTCGGAGCTGAATATTTCTACATTTTTTATTCAAATAAAAAGGTAATTGAGAATAAAATACTAATTCCTTCTCAATTACCTTATCAATTATGCCATTTGTCGAACCCCTCTTAGCCATGCAACAACAATAAAAACTACTAATATAAAACCAACATACCCCATGACAGCATATAACTTTGCTACAAGCGTCGTAAAGCCGGCAAGACTTGCTAAAAAGCCCAAACCACCGATAAAGACGGCAGCTACCTTAAAACTAGGCTTACTTGGTTTTAAAAATCTTACCATAAATGAATAGAACATCCCCACCGCTGTATTATAAATCATCCCTAATAGAGAAATTGACATTAGTAGACCGACTAGAGGATGAATCTCATTTGCTAAGACTAACATCGGTATATCTATACCAACGATTACATTCATTTTTGCAAGAAGGGAAAGGTTAATAAGCAGAATTAAAGCTCCTAGCAAAATTCCACCAATAACGCCTCCCATCCCCGCCACCTTTTCATTGCGAATAGATCCACACATAACAGTTAAAAGCGAAAAACATACACCGATATTAAAAGACATATACAATAATGCCGTAACCCACCAACTTTTAGAGCTTACCTGTGCTTGCCGCGCTATAACAGCTTGTTCTACAAAAGTTAAATCCATCGTAGCCAATGAATAGACCGCAATTATCGATACAATTGTTAGCAAATACGGTGTGGCAATAGCAATAATATTGATAATGCTTTTCACATTCATCATAACTGTCGCTATAGTAAGTACAATCATACAAATACTCCCCAGCCAAACTGGCAGTCCAAACATTTGTTGAAACGTAGCACCCGCTCCTGCAAACATAATTACTGCTACACCGAATAAGAAGAGCGACAGTAAACAATCCATCACAAAGCCTACAGTATTACCTGAAATTTGATAAATCAAATCCTTATGTGATGTCGTACGCAGCCTTGAGCTAATTTGTGCAATACACATTCCTACTAAAGCAAATCCAATTGTAGCAATTAGTGCGCCATAAATTCCATGAAAGCCATAGCTCGTAAAATATAGTACGATTTCCTGTCCTGATGCAAATCCCGCACCGACGATAATTCCTACATAGGCACCACCGATTTGCAAACTTTTTTTCAATCACTTCTCTCCTCGTTTATCCCGTATTCAACTACTATCCAGAGGGGTTGTGGTCCCCCCCTCTGGATAGTAGTTTCATTTTATTGATAAACCTTCTTGTTGAATGTTAACTTATCAATAACCTGCATATTAGGTGTATATCCAATTCCAATCGTTTGTGGTACATGAATATAACCATCCTCTACAAACACTTCAGGTGAAATGATATCCTCATACCAATAATGACTAGATCCTGCAGTATCCCCAGGTAGAATAAAATTAGCTAGTGATGTTAATGCAATATTGTGCGCTCGTCCGATTCCCGCCTCTAACATACCACCACACCAAACAGGAATATTATTTTCTTTACATAAATCATGAATTCTCTTAGCTTCCGTTAAACCGCCAACACGTCCTATTTTGATATTGATTACACCACAACTACCAAGCTCTATCGCTTTTCGAGCATCTTCGTAGGAGGTGATGCTTTCATCTAAGCAAATAGGCGTTTTTAACTTTCGCTGAAGCTTAGCATGGTCGACAATATCATCTACAGCTAACGGCTGCTCAATCATTAATAAATTAAAAGCATCAAGTTGCTGCAATACATTCATATCGTTCAATGTATAAGCGGAATTTGCATCTACCATTAATGGCAAATCTGGCATCTCAGCTCGAATAGCACGAATAACTTCCACATCGTGACCAGGCTTAATTTTCACTTTGACTCGTTTATAACCTTTATTTACATGACCTTTTAATAACTCAATTAATGCTTCTGTAGAAGATTGAATACCTACACTAACGCCTACCTCTATTCGCTCCTTATCTCCGCCTAACGCTTGTGCAAGTGATTGTTCTGTTTGTTGAGCATAGATATCCCACATAGCCCCTTCAATAGAAGCCTTCGCCATGCAATTACGACGAATAGAGGAAAATAACGTACTGACTTCATCTGGATGCCCAATCTCTTTATGTAACAAGATGGGTATCAAAAAGTCTTCAAGCATATGCCATGTTGTTTTTAATGTCTCCTCCGTATACCAAGGCGCTACAAAGGCAACAGCTTCTCCCCATCCTACAGTTCCTGATTGATCTATCGCTTCTATAAGTAAAAACTCTTTTTCATCGATTGTTCCGAAACTCGTTGAAAATGGCGCTTTCATAGGCATTTTTATATGTCTCACTGTAATCTGTTCTAGTTTCACAAAATTTCACTCCTTATCCTTATTATAAAGCTAGTAAGGAGCGTCTGACTAACAGATAGCTATGCACATATTCATTGTGCTTTTTCATCCGAACAATCGCATAATTTTGTTCAAATAATGTCGTTAAAATAGTACGAACTTTATAACGCCAGTCCCCTGCAAGCTTAGGGCTCTCTACTTTCATCTTTTGTAAAAGTTGAGGGATAGGTAATAAATAGGCGTCCTTATAAAATGATTGATCTCGTTGAAATTCACCTTCAATATCGAGCACAGGTAAGCCGTCCACCGTCAAAGACCAAGGCACAATTTCTTCAGCTTCTTCTTCCAATTCATCCAAGGAATCCTCCACTTGATTACGTTCAATCCACCACTCTACCACAATACGATCTGAAGGTAGCCCCTCGTTAAAATCATCCTGAAGCGGGCCATAATAATCATTTTCATATTGATAACTAAAAGCATTTAGCTTCAAAAATGATAAATTAGCCATACGTGCTTCTAGCGGATCAAATAACCAACGCACAAGCTGAAACCCGTGTTCTCTTGCATATTCCTGCTGGGCATGCTTTAATAATTCAGCTACACCTTGTTCACGATATGTTTTCTCCACACCAATCATGTGTGAGTGCAAATACATCATCCCTTCACGACAACCAACAAAACAATAATTAAAGCCAATCAGCTTTTCACCCAAATATGCTCCAAGCACTAGTCCACCATTTTGTACAGCTGCTAACAATTGATGCAATGGAATAGCCTGACTCCCCCAAATTTTCACGTTCAAGATTTGTACCTCTGCAATCTCTGTAGGTGTCATTATTTTTTGAATACGCACTCTTTCTAACATTATGCTGATTCCTCCTTTGTATTCCCTGACCCCAATGCTAACAATACCGCTCTTGTAAGGATTTCAACTCCCGTTACTAGCCTTGCCTGCTTAAATTTCATCTTTGGATGATGTAGTCCTGGTGTTAACCCACAACCTAAACCTAACATTGTAGATTTTAAATGCGGTCGTTGAACAGCATAATGATGAAAATCTTCTCCTCCCGGTGTACGCACTGGCTTTCGTAGTTTCGACAGTCCCACCGCTTGGACAATTGCCTGTTCCATAATATATTGAGCAGTTGGGTCTACCTCAGCTGCCACTACATTTGCTACAGTACGTAATTCAATCTGCACCTTATGCAAAAGCTTAGAGGAGTCAATTACTCGCTTTACTCCTTGTGCAAGTGCACCCATTACATCATTTTGCTGAGCTCGTATATCAATGGTGAACGATGCATTCCCAGGAATTATATTGCCAGATTCCCCTCCTGCTTGGAATTTTGTCATCTTAATAGATACAGGAACCATTGGATCTGTATGAATCGTTCTTAAATCTTCGATAATAGTTGCCCCTACCTCAATGGCATTCACACCGAGATGCGGTCTTGCAGCATGGGCATCTTCTCCAATAATTTCTCCTTCAAGCATCCGAGAGGCCCCGTGGTACAATGCAGCACAATATGTACCGTCTTCAAGCTCATGCACAGGTCTTACATGGACACCAAATAAAAAGTCTAAATCATCAATGATTCCTTCTTTTAAAACAGATAAAGCACCTGTTCCTTTTTCTTCAGCCGGTTGAAAAATGACACGAATTGTACCGTTGAATGATTGACCAAGCTCTTTCAAAAGTAATAGAGCACCGATTGCCATCGTCATATGTCCGTCATGCCCACAGGAGTGATTCGCACGAAACTCACCATCTACCTCTTGCCATAATGCGTCCATGTCCGTACGCAAACCAACTTTAGGATCACCATTTCCCACATCAACATAAAGCCCTGGAATGTTTTTAAAGCGGATTGGCGAAAAACCTTCACGTGTTAGTAAATCAAAAATATAATTTGTTGTTTCTACCTCATGCCAGCTTATTTCTGGATTCGCATGTAAATACGTGAAAATCTCCATTAATCTTGGCCTCAAACGATTTAAAGCTTCCTTCATAGCGAACAACCCCTCTATTTTTCATACTATTGAGATTATTATAACGAAAATAAAATCTTTTCTACAAACTTATACCCACATTCAGCAAATCTACTACATGGCAAAATCAATCTCTTCCAGGCTGTAAATAAATGGAGCGCACTCATAACTCAGGATTCCTTTCGTTCCGACTCGGCGCTATCTTTAGGTGTTCGATGAGCTGATTGGAGCAACATGGGTTTTTGTGTGTAAGTGGAGCGGCAAGCGAAGCGGCAAGCGAAGCGGCAAGCGAAGCGGCAAGCGAAGCGGCAAGCGAAGCGGCAAGCGAAGCGGCAAGCGAAGCGGCAAGCGAAGCGGCAAGCGAAGCGGCAAGCGAAGCGGCAAGCGAAGCGGCAAGCGAAGCGGCAAGCGAAGCGGCAAGCGAAGCGGCAAGCGAAGCGGCAAGCGAAGCGGCAAGCGAAGCGGCAAGCGAAGCGGCAAGCGAAGCGGCAAGCGAAGCGGCAAGCGAAGCGGCAAGCGAAGCGGCAAGCGAAGCGGCAAGCGAAGCGGCAAGCGAAGCGGCAAGCGAAGCGGCAAGCGAAGCGGCGAGCGGCAAGCGAAGCGGCAAGCGAAGCGGCAAGCGAAGCGGCAAGCGAAGCGGCAAGCGAAGCGGCAAGCGAAGCGGCAAGCGGAGCGGCAAGCGGAGCGGCGAAAGCGGAGCGGCGAAAGCGGAGCGGCGAAAGCGGAGCGGCTGCAACAATATGTTGGTCACGAGGGCATTTTAAAGGACGTGATGCTTTATGATGCTCTATTTAATGGTTCTTTCCGTCGATCCATTGGTTCTTTCCGTCGTTCTGACTCTTCTTTCCGTCGCCTCGTTGGCTATCCGTCGCTCAGCCTCTTCTTTCCGTCGATTCCTTGATTCTATCCGTCACTTAACCTCTTCTTTCCGTCGATTCGGTAGTCCTATCCGTCGCCAGCTCTTCTTTCCGTCGATTCCTTGGTTCTATCCGTCGCTTTGACTCTTCTTTCCGTCGATTCGGTAGTCCTATCCGTCGCCAGTTCTTCTTTCCGTCGCTCCATTGGTTCTATCCGTCACTTCATCTCTTCTTTCCGTCACTTCGTTGGCTTTCCGTCGTTTTGGCTCTTCATCCGTCGTTCGGCTTCTTCTATCCTTCGCTCTAATGGTTCTTTCCATCACTTCAGCTCTTCTAATTTTTTATGCCCCATAATACAAAAAAGATGCAAGTACAGCTATTTTAATAACTGTACTCACATCTTTTTATTAGTTAATACCTCGCATTGCTTTTGAAATAATCGGCGAAAGTATTAATATTATAATCCCTAAAACAATAGATAAGAAACCTAAGAAGCCAAAGTACGTGAATTCACTTACCGCTTCATAAACCTTAACAAGTTGTGCGTTAATAGCTTGCGCTGCGGCACTTGTTAAAAACCAAAGTGACATTGTTTGTGCAGCAAAAGCCTTTGGAGCCAATTTTGTAGTAGCTGACAATCCTACTGGAGATAATAATAGCTCCCCAATTACAACTAAGAAGAATGACAGTACTAACCACCAAGGACTTACCAATGTTTCTCCACCTGATAAATATGCTGGAATCATCATAACTAAGAATGATAATCCTGCGAAGAATAACGCAAATGCAAATTTACGTGGTGTAGATGGTTGTTTATCACCCAATTTTAACCATAACGTTGCAAATAACGGCGCCATCGTAATGACGAATAACGGGTTTAATGATTGGAACCATGAAGATTGAAGCTGGAAGCCACCAATATTCAACTGCGTACGTGAATCAGCATACGTAGCTAAAATTGTAGCGCCTTGCTCCTGGATTGCCCAAAACATCACTGCTGATAAAAACAACGGAATATATGCAAGTAGACGAGACTTCTCATCTTTTGTTGTTTTTTCACTACGATACATGACAAAAAAGAACACTGTTGGAATGATAACCCCAAGAGCCGTAATGATTAAACTAAAAACATCCACTGTCAATACACCAGTTTTAATGCCAATACCACCTGCTATGATGATAAGTAAGGCCGCAATTCCAAACTGTGTAAAGACTTTTTTACGCTCTTCAGGCTTTAATGGATTATTTACTTGTAAGCCTGCTACGCCTAGATATTTTTTCTCTGTTAATTTATAAACAATTAAACCAATTAACATCCCTAACCCTGCTACACCGAAGCCAAGGTGGAAACTATACTTTTGTCCAATTGTTCCGACAATAAATGGTGCAATGAATGCCCCCATGTTAATACCCATATAGAAAATTGAAAAACCTGCATCACGACGATTATCAGCTTCAGCATAAATATCTCCAACAACGCTAGAAACGTTCGGTTTTAATAAGCCTGTCCCGATAACAATAAAGGCCATTGAAGCAAATAACATGCCCACACCGCCAGGTAATGCTAGCAGTAAATGACCAATCATAATAAACACGCCACCATAAAAAATAGTTCTACGTGTACCTAACAGTCGATCGGCAATCCAGCCACCAATTATCCCAGACATATAGACAAGTGAGCCGTAGATGGCCATAATGGAGTTCGCTGTTCCACGATCTAGACCTAGACCGCCTTCATTCAATTCATAGTACATAAAGAAAATCAGAATTGCTCGCATACCGTAGTATGAGAATCGTTCCCAAAATTCTGTGAAAAATAATGTAAAGAGCCCTTTAGGGTGTCCGACAAAGCCATTTTGAGGGACGGATTTAACAATTTCATCTTTAGTAGACATAAAAATACCCTCTCCCAATTTCATTATTCAATAAAAATATTATTACCCATTAATAAGGATAAATAACTATGTTTCATCATACTAAAGCGTTTTAAAAACTTTTTCAAGAGTTTTAAAAAATGTTGGAAATTTATCATTTTTCTATAAATTAAGAATATTTTTTCTGCTTTTATATCAAAACCCTTGATATCCCTAAGTTCCCTCACTTTTCGAAACCACCTAAATTACAAATTAACAAAAAATTATTCTAAAATATTTTATAATCAGATTATTTTTTCTTTTAACGAACAAGCTAGGATTAACCTAAATTTCATGTAATGCGATATAAATCTGCTATCTTCATTATGCTTTTTTCAAAAAAAAATATGCAAGAAGTGAAGTGCTTCTTGCATACTTTTAAACGTCATTGATTATTTAATTACATATTGCTGATATTTCGCATAATCCGCTTCTTTTACCTCTAGTGTTAACAGCGTACCATTTTCTTCATACGCTGTTTCATAGACAGATGCATATTCATTTAAATAAGATACGATATTTCCTTGTTCATACGGAATGAGCATTTTACATGTTACATAATCCGAGAAAATATGGTGACGGATCATTTGGAGTAATTCCTCTAATCCAATCGCTTGCTTCGCTGAAATCCAAATATTATCACCGCTGACAACAGGGTATGGGACGTTTGCTATATCCGCTTTATTATAAACATAAATTGTCGGAATTCCCTCAACACCAACTGCTTTAAGCGTTTCATTTGTTACTTCCATCATAAAGCCATGCTCAGCATTTGAAACATCTACAACATGTAGCAATAAGTCGGCATCGCGAGCTTCTTCCAATGTTGAGCGGAATGCTTTCACTAAATGATGTGGTAATTTGCTAACGAAGCCAACTGTATCTGTTAATAAGAATGTCTTATTATCGTTCAATTCTATTTGACGGACAGATGTTTCAAGTGTGGCAAAAAGCATATCCTTTTCAAACACTTGTTTATGATCTTCCTGCCCTATTTTCGTAAGTAACTGATTCATAATGGTTGACTTACCAGCATTCGTATAGCCAACAATCGAAACGACAGGGACAGCATTTTTGCGTCGTTGTTTACGCTGCGTCTCTCGTTGCTCCTTTACATGTTCTAGCTCCTTCTTTATTTTCGAAATCTGATCCTCAATTTTTCGACGGTCTAGCTCTAGCTTTGTCTCACCAGCACCACGGTTTTTAAATCCGCCTCCTGTGCCACCACCTTGACGGCTGAGAGACGCATGTAAGCCGACTAAACGCGGTAGCATATATTGCAATTGTGCTAATTCAACTTGCATCTGTGCTTCACGTGTTTTAGCGCGACGTCCAAAAATATCTAAAATCAACATCGTTCTATCAATAACCTTCGTCTCTAAATCACGCTCTAAATTGCGGATTTGTGAAGGTGATAATTCATCATTAAAAATTACTAAATTTGCTTGTGCTTCATCATAAAAGTTTTTTATTTCTTCAATTTTACCAGTACCAACATAATGAGAAGGCGTAATGCGCTCTAAATTTTGTGTGACTATGCCGACAACTTCTACATTTAAAGCCTCAGCTAAATTTTTAAGCTCCTCCATTGAATAATCAAAATGCTCATCATTCCGTAAATTTACGCCAACTAAAATAGCCTTTTCCAATAAAATATCTACTTCCTTAATTCTATCCATCCACGAACCTCCCCCAATGCCCTGACACTACTACGACAAATTTTCTCCATCTTACCATATAATGCCCTATTTCGTGTCGTTTAACATGTATATCGAAAAAATGCGCCTTCTTTGCAAAAGGCGCACTTCATTCATTTACTTCCGTTCTTCTTTTAGTAAAACTACAGTACGATTGAATTCATCTTCAATATCTTTATTCGGTTTATACGTCAAAATGCTGACAACAACCGCCACGAGTAAGCATACTAAGAAGCCTGGAACAATCTCATACAATGTCTCAGATAAGAACTTTATTTTCCCCCAAATAAAGGCTGTTGCGGCACCTGCAACCATTCCACTGAGGGCCCCGTAATTCGTTAATTTTCTCCAATATAGGGACAGCAGTATAATTGGACCGAATGCTGCACCAAAGCCAGCCCAAGCAAAGCCCACTAAGCTCAAAACAGAACTGTCTGGATTCCATGCTAAAATCGCTGCGATAATAGCTACAACTAACACAGCGACACGGCCAACAAAGACATAATGCTTATCGTCTGCCGTTTTATTAAACAAAGCTTTGTAAATGTCTTCTACAAGCGCTGATGAAGTAACAATTAATTGCGATGAAATTGTACTCATAACAGCAGCTAAAATGGCAGCTAGCATGATTCCTGCAATAAATGGATGGAATAAGATTTGGCCAAGTACAATAAATACTGTCTCAGCGTCCTTTAACTCACCTGCATTTTGCTCATAATAAGCCACACCTACCAAAGCTGTTGCAATCGCTCCGAATAAACTTAACATCATCCAACCAATACCGATACGACGCGCTTGCTTTGTTTCTTTTACTGAACTAATAGCCATAAAGCGCACGATAATATGTGGTTGTCCAAAATAACCTAGTCCCCATGCAACTGAAGAAATAATTAATGCTGCAGTTGCAGTCGTAGGTAATAAGCTCAGATGTTCAGGTTTTACAGCTTTAATAGATGCAATAGTGTCTCCAATTCCACCTGTTAAAGACAATCCAAATAGCGGTACAGTAATAAGCGCTAAAAACATAATGAGACCTTGTAAAAAGTCTGTATAACTAACCGCTAAAAACCCACCAAACAATGTGTATGCCACAACAACTGCAGATACAATTAATAAGCCAGTATGGTATTCATAGCCAAATGAACTATCAAAAAATTTGCCTCCTGCAACCATTCCTGAGGATACATAAAATGTAAAAAATATTAAAATAATAATACCTGACGCAATTCTTATTAACTTTGTGTTGTCACGTAAACGATTATCTAAATAACTCGGAATAGTAATTGAGTCATTAGAAACTTGTGTATATACACGTAGTCTTGGTGCTACCAATAGCCAATTCAAATACGCTCCGATTGTTAAACCAATGGCAATCCAGGCCTCCACAATTCCAGATAAATAGATTGCACCTGGTAAACCCATTAACAGCCAGCCAGACATATCTGCTGCACCTGCGCTCAGCGCCGTGACAGCAGGCCCTAGTGAACGCCCACCAAGCATGTAATCCGTTAAATTCGATGTTCTAACAAATGCATACCAACCGATTCCTAACATAGCAACCATATAAATAATAATCGCAAGTAATTGATACATGTTTGCCGACATA
Proteins encoded in this region:
- the menC gene encoding o-succinylbenzoate synthase codes for the protein MKLEQITVRHIKMPMKAPFSTSFGTIDEKEFLLIEAIDQSGTVGWGEAVAFVAPWYTEETLKTTWHMLEDFLIPILLHKEIGHPDEVSTLFSSIRRNCMAKASIEGAMWDIYAQQTEQSLAQALGGDKERIEVGVSVGIQSSTEALIELLKGHVNKGYKRVKVKIKPGHDVEVIRAIRAEMPDLPLMVDANSAYTLNDMNVLQQLDAFNLLMIEQPLAVDDIVDHAKLQRKLKTPICLDESITSYEDARKAIELGSCGVINIKIGRVGGLTEAKRIHDLCKENNIPVWCGGMLEAGIGRAHNIALTSLANFILPGDTAGSSHYWYEDIISPEVFVEDGYIHVPQTIGIGYTPNMQVIDKLTFNKKVYQ
- a CDS encoding GNAT family N-acetyltransferase gives rise to the protein MLERVRIQKIMTPTEIAEVQILNVKIWGSQAIPLHQLLAAVQNGGLVLGAYLGEKLIGFNYCFVGCREGMMYLHSHMIGVEKTYREQGVAELLKHAQQEYAREHGFQLVRWLFDPLEARMANLSFLKLNAFSYQYENDYYGPLQDDFNEGLPSDRIVVEWWIERNQVEDSLDELEEEAEEIVPWSLTVDGLPVLDIEGEFQRDQSFYKDAYLLPIPQLLQKMKVESPKLAGDWRYKVRTILTTLFEQNYAIVRMKKHNEYVHSYLLVRRSLLAL
- a CDS encoding M20 peptidase aminoacylase family protein, whose product is MKEALNRLRPRLMEIFTYLHANPEISWHEVETTNYIFDLLTREGFSPIRFKNIPGLYVDVGNGDPKVGLRTDMDALWQEVDGEFRANHSCGHDGHMTMAIGALLLLKELGQSFNGTIRVIFQPAEEKGTGALSVLKEGIIDDLDFLFGVHVRPVHELEDGTYCAALYHGASRMLEGEIIGEDAHAARPHLGVNAIEVGATIIEDLRTIHTDPMVPVSIKMTKFQAGGESGNIIPGNASFTIDIRAQQNDVMGALAQGVKRVIDSSKLLHKVQIELRTVANVVAAEVDPTAQYIMEQAIVQAVGLSKLRKPVRTPGGEDFHHYAVQRPHLKSTMLGLGCGLTPGLHHPKMKFKQARLVTGVEILTRAVLLALGSGNTKEESA
- a CDS encoding peptide MFS transporter: MSTKDEIVKSVPQNGFVGHPKGLFTLFFTEFWERFSYYGMRAILIFFMYYELNEGGLGLDRGTANSIMAIYGSLVYMSGIIGGWIADRLLGTRRTIFYGGVFIMIGHLLLALPGGVGMLFASMAFIVIGTGLLKPNVSSVVGDIYAEADNRRDAGFSIFYMGINMGAFIAPFIVGTIGQKYSFHLGFGVAGLGMLIGLIVYKLTEKKYLGVAGLQVNNPLKPEERKKVFTQFGIAALLIIIAGGIGIKTGVLTVDVFSLIITALGVIIPTVFFFVMYRSEKTTKDEKSRLLAYIPLFLSAVMFWAIQEQGATILATYADSRTQLNIGGFQLQSSWFQSLNPLFVITMAPLFATLWLKLGDKQPSTPRKFAFALFFAGLSFLVMMIPAYLSGGETLVSPWWLVLSFFLVVIGELLLSPVGLSATTKLAPKAFAAQTMSLWFLTSAAAQAINAQLVKVYEAVSEFTYFGFLGFLSIVLGIIILILSPIISKAMRGIN
- the hflX gene encoding GTPase HflX, whose product is MDRIKEVDILLEKAILVGVNLRNDEHFDYSMEELKNLAEALNVEVVGIVTQNLERITPSHYVGTGKIEEIKNFYDEAQANLVIFNDELSPSQIRNLERDLETKVIDRTMLILDIFGRRAKTREAQMQVELAQLQYMLPRLVGLHASLSRQGGGTGGGFKNRGAGETKLELDRRKIEDQISKIKKELEHVKEQRETQRKQRRKNAVPVVSIVGYTNAGKSTIMNQLLTKIGQEDHKQVFEKDMLFATLETSVRQIELNDNKTFLLTDTVGFVSKLPHHLVKAFRSTLEEARDADLLLHVVDVSNAEHGFMMEVTNETLKAVGVEGIPTIYVYNKADIANVPYPVVSGDNIWISAKQAIGLEELLQMIRHHIFSDYVTCKMLIPYEQGNIVSYLNEYASVYETAYEENGTLLTLEVKEADYAKYQQYVIK
- the putP gene encoding sodium/proline symporter PutP: MSANMYQLLAIIIYMVAMLGIGWYAFVRTSNLTDYMLGGRSLGPAVTALSAGAADMSGWLLMGLPGAIYLSGIVEAWIAIGLTIGAYLNWLLVAPRLRVYTQVSNDSITIPSYLDNRLRDNTKLIRIASGIIILIFFTFYVSSGMVAGGKFFDSSFGYEYHTGLLIVSAVVVAYTLFGGFLAVSYTDFLQGLIMFLALITVPLFGLSLTGGIGDTIASIKAVKPEHLSLLPTTATAALIISSVAWGLGYFGQPHIIVRFMAISSVKETKQARRIGIGWMMLSLFGAIATALVGVAYYEQNAGELKDAETVFIVLGQILFHPFIAGIMLAAILAAVMSTISSQLIVTSSALVEDIYKALFNKTADDKHYVFVGRVAVLVVAIIAAILAWNPDSSVLSLVGFAWAGFGAAFGPIILLSLYWRKLTNYGALSGMVAGAATAFIWGKIKFLSETLYEIVPGFLVCLLVAVVVSILTYKPNKDIEDEFNRTVVLLKEERK